The sequence GCCGCGCCAGGCCCTGGTTCTGGGCGGATTCGGTGCGGTCTCGCTGCTGCTGGGCCTGGCCGCCGCCCTGCTTCTGGGCCTGCGCGAGCAGGGGTTGGGCGACCGGGGGTTCGGGGCGGCGGCCGCCCTGCGCGTCCGTCTCGGCGTGCCGGTGCTGGGCGCGGTGCCGCAGCAGAAGGCCCGGCGCGGCGCCACTCCGGCGGATGCGGTGGCCGACGCGCCGCTCGGCGCCATCGCCGAGGCCCTGCGCATGGTCGCCTCCGGCCTGGCCGGCGCCCCGTCGTGCTGGTCACGGCGGCGACGGCGGCGGAGGGCAAGACCACTCTCGCGCTGGCGCTCGCCCGCACCCTGGCGGCCCAGGGGCGGCGGGTGCTGCTGGTCGATGCCGATGTGCGGCGGGCCGGCCTCAGCCATCTGGTCGGGCTGGAGCGCATGCCCGGCCTGGCCTGAAGCCCTGGGCGGGGCGGCTCCCGCGCGGCCCTGGCGCTGGCCGGCGACCGGGTGCGCGGGCTGCACATCCTGCCGGCCGGCGCCGCCGCCGCGCGGCTGGAGGCGGCTGGCGCCGGCGACGAGACCGTGCTGGCCGGCCTGCTGGCGGACTGGCGCTTGCGGTTTGACCACGTGATCCTCGATTCCGCCCCCGGCTTTGCTGGTGGCCGACGTCGCGGCCCACGCCCGGCTGGCGGACGCGACCCTGCTTTGCGTGCGCTGGCGGGCGACGCCGGCCGAGTCGGCGGTCGAGGCCGTGGTCCGCCTGCAACAGGCCGGCGCGCACGTGGCCGGCGCGGTGCTGACCCGCGCCGATCCCGCCGCCGCCGGCGCCGCGGGCCTCGGCTATGGCGAAGCCGCCGGCTATGGCGCCGCACCGGCCCGAACCGGATGGAGGGGGCGTTATGGGCTGGCGGCCCGGTAACCGGCCGCAGGCGGGCTGCCCGCTCCGGCGTGCGGCGGTGCTGCTGGCGGCGCTGGTCCTGCTCTGGCAGGGCGGCGAGCGGCTGCGGGAGGGCTGGCGGATGGCGCCGCTCGTCGCGTCCATCCACGCGGTCTGGTGGGGTCGGGGACAAGCGCCGCCGCCGGCCGAGGTGCTGCAAACACCGCCGCGGCGGGCCGACGGCCGGGCTTGGTCGGCCTATGGCCAGGTGGCCCTCGCCGCCGCGGAACGGAGTCCGAACCCGGCCGAGCGCAACCGCCTGATCGCCCTGGCCGAAACGGCGACTCGGCGCGCGCTGGCGCTCGGCCCGGCGCAGGCGTCGGCCTGGGCGCGCCTGTCGCTGATCGCTCTCAATCGCGGCGACCGGGTGGGAGCGGTCCGGGCGCTGGCGCGCTCGCTCGCCCTGGCACCGAACGGGCCGCACCTGGCCTGGCCGCGGGTCCGGCTCGGCCTCTATCTCTGGGATGGGCTCGGCGCCCCGGCGCAAGCCGCCGTCGCCCGCGACCTGGCCCGCGTCTGGCGCCAGCCGCCCAGCGCCGGCCTGCCCTATCCGCGGCAGGCAGTGGCCCGCTATGCCCAGTCAATCGGCCGGCTGCCGCTGCTGGTTGCCTTGCTGCAAGACCGGGACCACCGCCCGGGAGGGAAACGCATATGATCGTCGAACGCCTGCCCTTGCCGGGTCCGCTGCTGCTCCGTCCCACCCGCCATGCGGACGAGCGCGGCTTCCTCGCCGAGACCTACCGGGCGCCGGGCTCCGGCCCGCTGGCCGGGCTCGCCCGCGTGGCGCAGGAAAACCTGGTGTTCTCGCACCGCGCCGGCACCGTGCGCGGCCTGCACGCCCAGGCCCCGCCCTCCGCCCAGGCCAAGCTGGTGGGCGTACTCGCCGGCCGCATCCGCGATGTGGCGGTGGATGTCCGTCGCGGCTCGCCGACCTATGGCCGGCACCTGGCCGTGGACCTGAGCGCGGCGGAGGGGGCGCTGCTCTTCGTGCCCCAGGGCTTTCTGCACGGCTATGCGACCCTCACCGACGAGACCCTGGTGCAGTACAAGCTCGACGCCCCTTACGCACCGGGCCGCGAGGTGGCCGTGCGGTTCGACGATCCCACCCTGGCCATCGACTGGGGCCTCGCGCCGGGCGCCTGCATTGTCAGCGAGAAGGACCGGCAGGCCGGCCCCTTCGCTGGCTTCGACAGCCCGTTCGCCTGGCGGGAGGCCGCCTGAGCCATGGCACCGGTCTCCGTTCTCATCGTTAACTACCGCAGCACCGACTGGCTGCTGCCCTGCCTCGAATCGCTGCTGCGCAACGCGCCGGAATTGCGGCGGGTGGTGGTGGTGGAAAATGCCTCCGGCGACGGCAGCGCCGAGCGGATTTCCGCCTGGGCCGCCGGACGCGAGGCCGCCCGCTCCCTCGCGCCGGCTTGCCTGCGTTCGCTCTGGCACCCCGCCCAGCCGAAACCCCTGGCCCTGCACCGGATTGCCGAGGGCGGTGCCGTCGACCCGGCCGCCCGGCTGGTGCTGATCGAGGCGAATGCGAACCGGGGCTTCGCCGCCGGCAACAATATCGGCCTCCGTCATATCGAAGCGTGTGGCGATGCCAGCGACGTCTGGCTGCTCAACCCCGATACGCTGGTCGCGCCCGGCACGCTCGCGGCCCTGCAAGCGCGGATGGCGGCGGACCCGGACATCGGCACCTGCGGCGCGGAACTGCGCTATCTGGAGCGGCCCGACCGCGTTCAGTGCCTGGCCGGCGCCTGGTTCCAACCCCGGACCGGTCGCGCCCGGCATCTGGGGGAAGGCGAGGCCGCCGGCCTTCGCCACGATGCCGCTACGGTCGAGCGCCGTCTCGGCTATGTCATCGGCGCCTGCCTGCTGGCGACCCGCGCCTATCTCGACCATGTCGGGCCGATGGACGAGCGCTTCTTCCTCTATTTCGAGGAGGCCGCCTGGCAGGCCCGCGCCGCCAATGCCGGCCGTCGTTTTCGCGCCGGCTTCGCGCCGGCGGCGGTGGTCTATCACCACCACCATGCCAGCGGCGGCCGGCACGAGCGCTATCTGCTGGCGGGCCGTTTGCGCTTCGCCCGCTATTACCGGCCGTGGAGCCTGCCGACCGTGGCGGCCGCGGTGGTGGTGGCCGCG comes from Alphaproteobacteria bacterium and encodes:
- a CDS encoding dTDP-4-dehydrorhamnose 3,5-epimerase family protein, producing the protein MIVERLPLPGPLLLRPTRHADERGFLAETYRAPGSGPLAGLARVAQENLVFSHRAGTVRGLHAQAPPSAQAKLVGVLAGRIRDVAVDVRRGSPTYGRHLAVDLSAAEGALLFVPQGFLHGYATLTDETLVQYKLDAPYAPGREVAVRFDDPTLAIDWGLAPGACIVSEKDRQAGPFAGFDSPFAWREAA
- a CDS encoding glycosyltransferase; this translates as MAPVSVLIVNYRSTDWLLPCLESLLRNAPELRRVVVVENASGDGSAERISAWAAGREAARSLAPACLRSLWHPAQPKPLALHRIAEGGAVDPAARLVLIEANANRGFAAGNNIGLRHIEACGDASDVWLLNPDTLVAPGTLAALQARMAADPDIGTCGAELRYLERPDRVQCLAGAWFQPRTGRARHLGEGEAAGLRHDAATVERRLGYVIGACLLATRAYLDHVGPMDERFFLYFEEAAWQARAANAGRRFRAGFAPAAVVYHHHHASGGRHERYLLAGRLRFARYYRPWSLPTVAAAVVVAAFRARRRGETARLRVIASPAFWWEALLRAARAPAA